In the Populus trichocarpa isolate Nisqually-1 chromosome 8, P.trichocarpa_v4.1, whole genome shotgun sequence genome, GATTCCAAAGTTCAGGACGTGCAAATCAAACTCTAGAAAGACAATGGGTCCaaatcaaaatggaaaaaaaaaaaactcaggccTTTTTAAGTTTTCTTCTCAACTCAACAAACGATCATCGTAAACGACTGTCGTCGAGGACTTGTGGCGCCCGTGCTCTACACAAAACTACGACGCGAGGCTCCTCCTCCTTACAAAAGCGAACAAGTTTCTGCACCagaagaaagagagggagagagaaagagatgagATTCCAGAGATCGCTGGCGGTTGTGTTTCCCCGGATAAGAAACAAATTTCAATCTCAAGCTTCGCGTTACTTTTCCTCGCAGCTTGAATCAGAACAACGGTTTGTCTGATCAATCCTTaaaagttttgttaattttgttctGTACACCAATAATAATGGCATCAAGAGGAAGTTATTTTGGAAAATTCGGTGATTACAATTTATAGGTCCTCTTTTGGAATCGCGTTTGATATCGATGGGGTTATTCTTCGTGGCCGAGATCCCATTGGTGGCTCTCCTCAAGCTATGCGTAGATTATACGGAGATTCTGGTGCGTTATACGTATACGaatacatgtatttattttacgCATTGTGCGTTCATCTCAGCAGCATCTAATTATGATTACTGCCTCTTACTTTGCAGGAAACTTGAATGttccttttttgttcttgacaAACGGTgagttatttgaataatttattctttattgtcATCCactagcttaaaaaaaaatcaaggaaaaatgcACGCATTGATGGCTCGGTGGCCGTGTTTGTGTGTATTTTAGTAATGTTTACATTCTCTTGGAGAACGTAAAAATTTGCTGAAACTTGCTTGTTAGTGTGATTTCTATCTTCAGTAGTATTGGGTTGCATGGTATTGCGTTAAATGACTAATTGCATATACTTATAATCTTATATGTTGTTAGGAGGCGGCGTTCCTGAATCGAAAAGAGCTAATGAGTTAAGTGAACAGCTTGGAGTAAAGATTTTACCCTCTCAGGTAttgctttgagtttttttaaatgatttactAGTTGAAACTTGACTTTTTAGTCTATCTATGACCATTGTTTGACTGTGGAACCTTTTGTATAGCTGTCTCTTTTTCCTGGTACAGGTTTTACAGGGTCATTCACCATTTAAAAGTTTGTCGGAAAGGTATTTATTATAGATTTTGAGCCTATCTTATTTTTATCCATAAATCTTCAATTTCGAAAGATGACACATCCTCCGCAACTAATGTAATttgaatagttttttcttttgctatgGACCTCCTGTTCTCTTTTATCTTGAACGTGGTAATCACAATACTATGTTAATAAATGAAGCACATTGTTGTTATAGGAAAATTTGTAAATGAGGTGTGTCCTTTCAGCAGGGGAGTTGATCCCACAATCTGCTTAAGTGAAGTGGAATGATTGGCTGCAACTTTAGAAATCGCTTGCCTCCacttttatttatgattaaaccAAAATTATGAATTAGGGGACTGCAGGTAGTGTAGACAAGTTAAAGTGAGTCATCCCAAGGTTAAAAGGTTTCATTGACCATATTTTCTAAGATTTATTTGACTTCCAGATTTGTTATCTGCATTCTGACATAGAAATTAATGCAATCCATTATCTTTCTGATTTTGCTGCCATTGTCAACTGAGCTTCTTTTTTCCCATCAGATATGagaatcaattaattattgctGCTGGAAAAGGAGAACCTGCTGTAGTAATGTCTGAGTATGGTTTCAAGTAAGATCCCTGTAATGTCTCAATCATTTTGCTGTACCGCAGTTTTGAAGACTTCTTCACATTCCATTGGGCCTGGTTTATTATTCTTGGCAGAAAAGTTGTCTCCTTAGATGAGTATGCATCTCTCTTTGAGAACATTGATCCTCTGTCTGAATACAAGAAGTGGACAGCTAACCAAGTGTTGGATAGGAGTGTTCACCCCATGAATACAGTGCCAAGATATGATGTTTCTTCTGAAGCAGTTAAGGCGGTATTTGTTGTTAGTGACCCTGTAGACTGGGGCAGGGACATCCAGGTATTTCTCCTTTTCATGTAGTCGTGTGATATCAGCCAGCTAATGTATCTTTTGGACATCATATATGTTAGctccttttaaatttgattgtttCAATTTCGATCATTGGATCCATGTTATAGTTTACTTCCCTCTTCACCAATCAGTTATCCAAGTGTTGTCTATAAATATCATCTCAATTTGAAGgtttaacattattttgtttGCAAAGTCCATGGTTCATCAATTACATATTGAATTGTGCTATCCTTGAGTCAGAGAAACAAAAAGCATTGTTGCTGACCTGTGAAGAGACTCTTTCACAGCACACAATATCTGTTACATGTTCAGAATTGAGAACTCGTGTAACTGATTAATTGGAAGAAATCATCTCATGAATTGCTGCTGCATCACTTCAAAAAATCTCGtgaaattttataatgtttctaTGTATAGTAATAAGGTTAGATTTTCTTATTAACACTTCTATGAATGGTTTGCAACATTGCTGTAATGTATAGTGATAAAATGTGGAAAGTATAgaagttaattatattaatttagttGGTGTTGTG is a window encoding:
- the LOC7469779 gene encoding uncharacterized protein YKR070W, translating into MRFQRSLAVVFPRIRNKFQSQASRYFSSQLESEQRSSFGIAFDIDGVILRGRDPIGGSPQAMRRLYGDSGNLNVPFLFLTNGGGVPESKRANELSEQLGVKILPSQVLQGHSPFKSLSERYENQLIIAAGKGEPAVVMSEYGFKKVVSLDEYASLFENIDPLSEYKKWTANQVLDRSVHPMNTVPRYDVSSEAVKAVFVVSDPVDWGRDIQVLCDVLRCGGLPGQENGHQPPLYFASDDLEYKAAFPSNRLGMGAFRIALESVFNRVHHNPLEHVSFGKPNPVVFKNAEAMLRQLQPSYHSDSSKESGDSGLQSFKTLYMIGDNPSVDIKGARQAGHPWFSILTRTGVFQGKHNHAEFPADLVVDTVEEAVDYILGRECVS